One window of the Athene noctua chromosome 5, bAthNoc1.hap1.1, whole genome shotgun sequence genome contains the following:
- the NCF2 gene encoding neutrophil cytosol factor 2 isoform X1, translated as MSLVETIRLWQEGVCAADGKEWKAALDAFTAVQNPPAKICFNIGCIHLVLGKLAEAEQAFTRSISCDKHLAVAYFQRGTVFYRRQNHEKAIEDFKEALAQLRGNQLIDYKILGLRYRLFACEILYNIALVYATLEDWKKAEEHLTLAMSLKSESQHNKIDRAMQAILKQKLCELVAIPAGKLFRPNEKQVAQLEKKDYLGKAMVVASVVDKDDFSGFAPLQPQASGPPPRPKTPEILSALKGQPHRVLYEFVPETAEELQVLPGNIVFVLKKEKDNWATVMFNGKKGIVPCNYLEPVELQNKLHIQGETPLEAEIPESPSSPAPEKPRRSPPAYIPVTVTQLRDEAKEAEAAVSSPRILKVHYKYTIALQVEPGLSYTELLDLVCKKLELQPKYMQLRYKPAESQVLVTLSAENLEAAWSQSKDNCLTVWCDMMEGEGFLPDSNPEELPPQEATAEEMGPTQVVAQYDYEATQPEDLEFQAGDVILVLSQVNKDWLEGQCNGKIGIFPSAFVQKSNTKDPEM; from the exons ATGTCCCTGGTGGAGACGATCCGGCTGTGGCAAGAAGGGGTGTGCGCGGCGGATGGGAAGGAGTGGAAGGCAGCCCTGGACGCCTTCACGGCCGTCCAGAACCCCCCTGCCAAAATCTGCTTTAACATCGGCTGCATCCACCTTGTCCTGGGGAAGCTGGCCGAGGCGGAGCAG GCATTCACCCGGAGCATCAGCTGTGACAAGCACCTAGCAGTGGCTTATTTCCAGCGGGGGACGGTGTTTTACCGGAGGCAGAA CCATGAAAAGGCCATTGAGGATTTCAAAGAGGCGCTGGCCCAGCTGCGAGGCAACCAGCTCATCGACTACAAGATCCTGGGGTTGCGGTACAGGCTCTTTGCTTGTGAG ATACTCTACAACATTGCGCTGGTGTACGCCACGCTggaggactggaagaaagctgAAGAGCACCTGACACTGGCCATGAGCCTGAAGAGTGAGTCCCAGCACAACAAGATCGACAGGGCGATGCAAGCCATCCTG AAGCAGAAGCTCTGTGAACTGGTGGCCATTCCTGCAGGGAAGCTGTTTAGACCAAATGAAAAGCAAGTGGCTCAGCTGGAGAAGAAGGACTACCTGGGAAAGGCTATG GTGGTGGCATCCGTAGTGGACAAGGATGATTTTTCAGGATTTGCTCCACTCCAGCCACAG GCCTCTGGTCCTCCACCCAGGCCCAAGACCCCAGAAATCCTCAG CGCCCTCAAAGGGCAGCCGCATCGTGTCCTGTATGAGTTTGTCCCTGAGACTGCCGAGGAGCTGCAGGTCCTCCCAGGAAACATTGTCTTTGtcctgaagaaagagaaggacAACTGGGCAACAGTGATGTTCAACGGAAAG AAAGGGATCGTGCCCTGCAACTACCTCGAGCCCGTGGAGCTCCAGAACAAGCTGCATATCCAG GGAGAAACCCCCCTTGAAGCCGAGATCCCAGAGTCACCCAGCTCTCCTGCTCCAGAGAAGCCACGGCGGTCGCCACCAG CTTACATTCCTGTTACTGTGACGCAGCTGAGAGATGAAGCAAAG GAAGCCGAAGCAGCCGTCTCCAGCCCCCGCATCCTCAAGGTGCATTACAAATACACGATTGCCCTGCAAGTCGAGCCAGGCCTCTCCTACACGGAGCTCCTGGACCTGGTTTGCAAGAAACTAGAGCTCCAGCCCAAGTACATGCAGCTGAG GTACAAGCCTGCGGAGAGCCAAGTGCTGGTGACTCTGAGCGCAGAGAACCTGGAGGCAGCTTGGAGCCAGAGCAAGGACAACTGTCTGACAGTCTGGTGTGACATGATGGAG GGAGAGGGGTTTTTACCAGACAGCAATCCCGAGGAACTGCCACCGCAGGAGGCAACAGCAGAGGAAATGGGACCAACCCAAGTTGTAGCACAGTATGATTATGAAGCCACCCAACCTGAAGACCTGGAGTTTCAAGCAGGAGACGTGATACTTGTTTTATCTCAAG TGAACAAAGACTGGTTAGAAGGCCAGTGCAATGGGAAGATAGGCATCTTTCCATCTGCTTTTGTTCA
- the NCF2 gene encoding neutrophil cytosol factor 2 isoform X3, with protein sequence MGRSGRQPWTPSRPSRTPLPKSALTSAASTLSWGSWPRRSSHEKAIEDFKEALAQLRGNQLIDYKILGLRYRLFACEILYNIALVYATLEDWKKAEEHLTLAMSLKSESQHNKIDRAMQAILKQKLCELVAIPAGKLFRPNEKQVAQLEKKDYLGKAMVVASVVDKDDFSGFAPLQPQASGPPPRPKTPEILSALKGQPHRVLYEFVPETAEELQVLPGNIVFVLKKEKDNWATVMFNGKKGIVPCNYLEPVELQNKLHIQGETPLEAEIPESPSSPAPEKPRRSPPAYIPVTVTQLRDEAKEAEAAVSSPRILKVHYKYTIALQVEPGLSYTELLDLVCKKLELQPKYMQLRYKPAESQVLVTLSAENLEAAWSQSKDNCLTVWCDMMEGEGFLPDSNPEELPPQEATAEEMGPTQVVAQYDYEATQPEDLEFQAGDVILVLSQVNKDWLEGQCNGKIGIFPSAFVQKSNTKDPEM encoded by the exons ATGGGAAGGAGTGGAAGGCAGCCCTGGACGCCTTCACGGCCGTCCAGAACCCCCCTGCCAAAATCTGCTTTAACATCGGCTGCATCCACCTTGTCCTGGGGAAGCTGGCCGAGGCGGAGCAG CCATGAAAAGGCCATTGAGGATTTCAAAGAGGCGCTGGCCCAGCTGCGAGGCAACCAGCTCATCGACTACAAGATCCTGGGGTTGCGGTACAGGCTCTTTGCTTGTGAG ATACTCTACAACATTGCGCTGGTGTACGCCACGCTggaggactggaagaaagctgAAGAGCACCTGACACTGGCCATGAGCCTGAAGAGTGAGTCCCAGCACAACAAGATCGACAGGGCGATGCAAGCCATCCTG AAGCAGAAGCTCTGTGAACTGGTGGCCATTCCTGCAGGGAAGCTGTTTAGACCAAATGAAAAGCAAGTGGCTCAGCTGGAGAAGAAGGACTACCTGGGAAAGGCTATG GTGGTGGCATCCGTAGTGGACAAGGATGATTTTTCAGGATTTGCTCCACTCCAGCCACAG GCCTCTGGTCCTCCACCCAGGCCCAAGACCCCAGAAATCCTCAG CGCCCTCAAAGGGCAGCCGCATCGTGTCCTGTATGAGTTTGTCCCTGAGACTGCCGAGGAGCTGCAGGTCCTCCCAGGAAACATTGTCTTTGtcctgaagaaagagaaggacAACTGGGCAACAGTGATGTTCAACGGAAAG AAAGGGATCGTGCCCTGCAACTACCTCGAGCCCGTGGAGCTCCAGAACAAGCTGCATATCCAG GGAGAAACCCCCCTTGAAGCCGAGATCCCAGAGTCACCCAGCTCTCCTGCTCCAGAGAAGCCACGGCGGTCGCCACCAG CTTACATTCCTGTTACTGTGACGCAGCTGAGAGATGAAGCAAAG GAAGCCGAAGCAGCCGTCTCCAGCCCCCGCATCCTCAAGGTGCATTACAAATACACGATTGCCCTGCAAGTCGAGCCAGGCCTCTCCTACACGGAGCTCCTGGACCTGGTTTGCAAGAAACTAGAGCTCCAGCCCAAGTACATGCAGCTGAG GTACAAGCCTGCGGAGAGCCAAGTGCTGGTGACTCTGAGCGCAGAGAACCTGGAGGCAGCTTGGAGCCAGAGCAAGGACAACTGTCTGACAGTCTGGTGTGACATGATGGAG GGAGAGGGGTTTTTACCAGACAGCAATCCCGAGGAACTGCCACCGCAGGAGGCAACAGCAGAGGAAATGGGACCAACCCAAGTTGTAGCACAGTATGATTATGAAGCCACCCAACCTGAAGACCTGGAGTTTCAAGCAGGAGACGTGATACTTGTTTTATCTCAAG TGAACAAAGACTGGTTAGAAGGCCAGTGCAATGGGAAGATAGGCATCTTTCCATCTGCTTTTGTTCA
- the NCF2 gene encoding neutrophil cytosol factor 2 isoform X2: protein MSLVETIRLWQEGVCAADGKEWKAALDAFTAVQNPPAKICFNIGCIHLVLGKLAEAEQAFTRSISCDKHLAVAYFQRGTVFYRRQNHEKAIEDFKEALAQLRGNQLIDYKILGLRYRLFACEILYNIALVYATLEDWKKAEEHLTLAMSLKSESQHNKIDRAMQAILKQKLCELVAIPAGKLFRPNEKQVAQLEKKDYLGKAMVVASVVDKDDFSGFAPLQPQASGPPPRPKTPEILSALKGQPHRVLYEFVPETAEELQVLPGNIVFVLKKEKDNWATVMFNGKKGIVPCNYLEPVELQNKLHIQVRRPRRRWGPREETPLEAEIPESPSSPAPEKPRRSPPGQRGGSGGTGEAEAAVSSPRILKVHYKYTIALQVEPGLSYTELLDLVCKKLELQPKYMQLRYKPAESQVLVTLSAENLEAAWSQSKDNCLTVWCDMMEGEGFLPDSNPEELPPQEATAEEMGPTQVVAQYDYEATQPEDLEFQAGDVILVLSQVNKDWLEGQCNGKIGIFPSAFVQKSNTKDPEM, encoded by the exons ATGTCCCTGGTGGAGACGATCCGGCTGTGGCAAGAAGGGGTGTGCGCGGCGGATGGGAAGGAGTGGAAGGCAGCCCTGGACGCCTTCACGGCCGTCCAGAACCCCCCTGCCAAAATCTGCTTTAACATCGGCTGCATCCACCTTGTCCTGGGGAAGCTGGCCGAGGCGGAGCAG GCATTCACCCGGAGCATCAGCTGTGACAAGCACCTAGCAGTGGCTTATTTCCAGCGGGGGACGGTGTTTTACCGGAGGCAGAA CCATGAAAAGGCCATTGAGGATTTCAAAGAGGCGCTGGCCCAGCTGCGAGGCAACCAGCTCATCGACTACAAGATCCTGGGGTTGCGGTACAGGCTCTTTGCTTGTGAG ATACTCTACAACATTGCGCTGGTGTACGCCACGCTggaggactggaagaaagctgAAGAGCACCTGACACTGGCCATGAGCCTGAAGAGTGAGTCCCAGCACAACAAGATCGACAGGGCGATGCAAGCCATCCTG AAGCAGAAGCTCTGTGAACTGGTGGCCATTCCTGCAGGGAAGCTGTTTAGACCAAATGAAAAGCAAGTGGCTCAGCTGGAGAAGAAGGACTACCTGGGAAAGGCTATG GTGGTGGCATCCGTAGTGGACAAGGATGATTTTTCAGGATTTGCTCCACTCCAGCCACAG GCCTCTGGTCCTCCACCCAGGCCCAAGACCCCAGAAATCCTCAG CGCCCTCAAAGGGCAGCCGCATCGTGTCCTGTATGAGTTTGTCCCTGAGACTGCCGAGGAGCTGCAGGTCCTCCCAGGAAACATTGTCTTTGtcctgaagaaagagaaggacAACTGGGCAACAGTGATGTTCAACGGAAAG AAAGGGATCGTGCCCTGCAACTACCTCGAGCCCGTGGAGCTCCAGAACAAGCTGCATATCCAGGTGAGGAGGCCCAGGAGGAGATGGGGTCCTAGGGAGG AAACCCCCCTTGAAGCCGAGATCCCAGAGTCACCCAGCTCTCCTGCTCCAGAGAAGCCACGGCGGTCGCCACCAGGTCAgcgggggggatctggggggacGGGG GAAGCCGAAGCAGCCGTCTCCAGCCCCCGCATCCTCAAGGTGCATTACAAATACACGATTGCCCTGCAAGTCGAGCCAGGCCTCTCCTACACGGAGCTCCTGGACCTGGTTTGCAAGAAACTAGAGCTCCAGCCCAAGTACATGCAGCTGAG GTACAAGCCTGCGGAGAGCCAAGTGCTGGTGACTCTGAGCGCAGAGAACCTGGAGGCAGCTTGGAGCCAGAGCAAGGACAACTGTCTGACAGTCTGGTGTGACATGATGGAG GGAGAGGGGTTTTTACCAGACAGCAATCCCGAGGAACTGCCACCGCAGGAGGCAACAGCAGAGGAAATGGGACCAACCCAAGTTGTAGCACAGTATGATTATGAAGCCACCCAACCTGAAGACCTGGAGTTTCAAGCAGGAGACGTGATACTTGTTTTATCTCAAG TGAACAAAGACTGGTTAGAAGGCCAGTGCAATGGGAAGATAGGCATCTTTCCATCTGCTTTTGTTCA
- the LOC141960854 gene encoding actin-related protein 2/3 complex subunit 5 isoform X1, giving the protein MAKHAVSSARFRRVDVDEYDENKFVDEEEGGDGQAGPDEGEVDSWLRQSSGTGNMMAALQAALKNPPINTKNQAVKDRAESIVLKVLISFKANDIEKAVQSLDKNGVDLLMKYIYKGFESPSDNSSAVLLQWHEKALAAGGVGSIVRVLTARKTV; this is encoded by the exons atGGCGAAGCACGCGGTGTCCTCGGCGCGGTTCCGCCGGGTGGATGTGGACGAGTACGACGAGAACAAGTTCGtggatgaggaggaaggaggcgacGGGCAAGCGGGGCCCGATGAGGGCGAGGTGGACTCGTGGCTGCGGCAAT CGTCTGGCACAGGGAACATGATGGCCGCGCTGCAGGCGGCTCTGAAGAACCCACCAATCAACACAAAGAACCAGGCAGTGAAG GATCGTGCAGAAAGTATTGTCCTGAAGGTCCTCATCTCTTTCAAAGCCAATGATATTGAGAAGGCGGTGCAGTCGCTGGACAAGAACGGTGTCGACCTGCTAATGAAGTACATCTACAAAGGCTTTGAGAGCCCCTCCGACAACAGCagcgctgtgctgctgcagtggcacGAGAAG gccctggctgctggaggagtaGGGTCCATTGTCCGCGTTTTGACTGCCAGGAAAACGGTTTAA
- the LOC141960854 gene encoding actin-related protein 2/3 complex subunit 5 isoform X2: MAKHAVSSARFRRVDVDEYDENKFVDEEEGGDGQAGPDEGEVDSWLRQGNMMAALQAALKNPPINTKNQAVKDRAESIVLKVLISFKANDIEKAVQSLDKNGVDLLMKYIYKGFESPSDNSSAVLLQWHEKALAAGGVGSIVRVLTARKTV, translated from the exons atGGCGAAGCACGCGGTGTCCTCGGCGCGGTTCCGCCGGGTGGATGTGGACGAGTACGACGAGAACAAGTTCGtggatgaggaggaaggaggcgacGGGCAAGCGGGGCCCGATGAGGGCGAGGTGGACTCGTGGCTGCGGCA AGGGAACATGATGGCCGCGCTGCAGGCGGCTCTGAAGAACCCACCAATCAACACAAAGAACCAGGCAGTGAAG GATCGTGCAGAAAGTATTGTCCTGAAGGTCCTCATCTCTTTCAAAGCCAATGATATTGAGAAGGCGGTGCAGTCGCTGGACAAGAACGGTGTCGACCTGCTAATGAAGTACATCTACAAAGGCTTTGAGAGCCCCTCCGACAACAGCagcgctgtgctgctgcagtggcacGAGAAG gccctggctgctggaggagtaGGGTCCATTGTCCGCGTTTTGACTGCCAGGAAAACGGTTTAA